Within Gambusia affinis linkage group LG01, SWU_Gaff_1.0, whole genome shotgun sequence, the genomic segment GTTCATGTCTAAACAGCGTTTTTTATTACTTCAGTGTGCTTTATATATATGACATCATATTAATATAAATCATAACATTTACTGTTTGCCTCTCATAGATGTTCTGCCTTTTTCAGCCTCTCCCTTTTTCTCTTCTACGTCTATTGCAGCTTAAAATATGAACTCCTCTATTTTCTGTTCTCCACCTTCTCCCTCCGTTTTCTCCATCAGGAGCAGCTGACCTCACTCAGTCAAATATTCAGTGACCTCAGAGCAAAAAGCGCAGCCACACTTACTCATACTTTTTTACTTCTCTACATACCCACAATCCCATCCTGGTCTGGATATTTGGATGGTTAAAtgagaagcagaagaaaggcACTTCAGTGGAAAAAGGTTCTGGCTCACCAGCCTCATTGGGGAAAGGCAAAGCCAGCTTTGTAGTTAAAGTTTTGAGTAAGTGCTATTAATGTTAGTGTCGATAGAGTGAGACAACACACCCAGTGACGCATCcatgcagtttgtgttttttttgtgatttagaTTGACCCCTTAACTGTCATGATGACACAAGTGTCGTCATGGACCTATTGACTTAGGTATAAGTGTTTTGAGGTGACACTTAAGGGCTTAAACTCAAAACGTTGTCATGTTACTTAAATTCTGCCTAAGCATGaggtttaataattttacaaaggTACGGTTTACCATTCTTAGAGAGTTTTGTTAGCATTTGCTGAACAATCTTACACATAGTAATAAAGTAAATTGAAGTTTGCAGTGATGACCTGGGGCATAAAGAAAAGAGATTTCAGAAGTTCATAAGTCATTTTTGTCCAAGGTTAGATTAATATATCTAATTACTGAAATTCATTTTCACAGTCAAATATCTTCTGTCTTGTGTGCCTGAAAAAAAGATGTGCTGTAGGTTACGAATTCAAATTATCATCCTTAAGCctaatttaacatatttgtttttagaatatTACCATCACAGTTAGCATTCACTGGTAATTAAGTGGGGAAAACGATCATTTGCTCAAATGGTTCACTCTTACTTTGACTAAGGATAACATGAAATTAGCTTGTTTATGAAACTTGTGTCCTAAACAGTAAGTCTTTAGAGTGCAAGTCAAGTTTGAAAGTCTGATTCTGTGACTGAAGTGTGACTTGAGTCTAAAATCTTAAGTCTAAAAGTCAAATCCCCATCTCTGGTTCTCATAGATTTATTTGAAATCTGTCCTCAACTTCTAGTTTACATTAAGCATCTAGGAGGCAAACTGTCCACCAAATGGTGGTCATTGTTGGTTGCACAATAAAAAAGCATTAGAGCATTTCGAACCTTCATTTAACCACATGTCTAATTAAACCTCTGTTGACTGCTGTAGAAAATCAGAGATACCTCTCAGCCGTATTCTGGCTCTGCGACAGAAGGCAAGGTGTCACTTTTAACTCACAGAATAGCAGCTTTGGAGTGCCATGACAGATGGCTGGAGAGATTTGTCCCTGTGGTGATTATGCAATGAGGTTGGATTTTCAGTGACTTGTGGTCGCTCTGGTGTTGCGGCAGCACTATAAAAGCGTGgctctttttttccctgctaCTGTATTCTTAATCTCTATTAAACATTGTCTACATGCGGCCCTGAAAAGAAACTGTTCACGGTTACTTTCAGTTAGATAATTGCATAGCACGAGTTCAGAACACGTCATTTCAACACCTTCAAAAGATGAACCAATTCATTTCATATAGGGATGCATGATATATCAGCATCAACATCAGTTATTGGCCGATGTtggtcattttttaacatattggtaTTGGACCAATAACTTGATTGATTTTTtctcaaatcaatcaaattcaaACCAGTCATAtaggtttaaattaaattgtatgCAGTCTTGGTGGatgtttctgaattaaaaagcataaaaagctATATAAGAAATTAcataaatgcctttttttttgctttttttttaagacagacAATCATAAACTTTAGTTTatgttcaaataaatgtattggaTTACTTGCATTTGCAGAATTTTTCCTAGCCACATTGTTCTTTTGTTCATCTTATGATTTccccttaaaaatgtaaacatgccCAGAGTTGGCACTGACTGTTAATCCAatgtgatgatgtcatcagatgCCCATTCAAATTCCGTGGGTCAAAATTCAAAGTTTAATGTCACACAACAAGAATTTCTGTCTAAGACAGATGGGAAAACAAGGATataaataccaaaacaaaattaaaatatgactttcatttaggttttagttttttacaggTAAAAGTGGAAAATCCATTCAATCCCATGTGCACACTTACAGTATGATATGTACTGGTAACTTAGCAACCGCTTCCTGTCAGCTTGTTTTGTGCTTTCACATTCACAAAAATTCTCCAGATGATTTGCATTTATCTCTGAAACTAATCAATCCGTCCTACACTCTCACAAAAATGTAACCAAGCTTTTCAATTTGGCAGTAAAAGCAGCATAGCTACAGAAAACAATATAACACATATTGTTTGTGTTAGAAATACACTTCcacaaaaaagcaagaaaaagttGGGTCAGCTAAAGGTGCATcgaatcagatttatttttgtttaaaatttcagaaaGATTCAACAGTGCTTTTAGTTGTCATTTGACTTGCATGCATTTCAAATCAATTAATCTGTACTAAGTTGAACTGCAAAACTGCATGCATCTGGTGTCTGAAGTCATTCAGTTCCCCTTTTTTTCACTCAGTGcagctttttcttgtttgatAGGCTGCTGCCATTGCTGAATGCTGATTTCTGGCCCCTCTAATGAAGGAAGTGGATTGTGTACACTGTATGGGTGTGTCAAGTCAGTTCAAACACATTCGCCTGTGAGTGAACCGTGGGCACACCATACCGTGGCAGAGAAGGAATGTTGGTATGTTGGTGACTGATTGAGCAGATCGGCAACTCATTCAGCGACATCTCAAGTCGCTTAAGGATTTCCTGAAAGCTGTATTTGCTCTGTGCTTCTGCTCTAAACTGGACTTTGTAGCATGAAGTGGAACAGTGTGTCGTCACGCCTGCACACATGATGTAATTCCCCACTGGTCACTGATTGGCCCTTAACTTTGCATAAACTTTGGTTTCCTGGAGGAGCCTGTGTACTCTGGACTTAACTTGACTGAAAGAATGGTGGACAAGATATGGAGGAAGAGTTggcatttttttgaaaacagacGATCTTTTCGCAGTAACCCATCGCCTCGTAAGGCTTCAGAGCGCAAGAATGTGTAAGTAAAGAAAGGAGTTTGTGAAAAATGATAGATGTCTGACCGTTTGAGACTGTTCACATGGCACTGGTGTTTTctgaattaaacatttcaaaggttATTGTAAGTAATGTGTTCTAACTTTTTTGAACTTAATGAAAGTACCTCATTTCATTAGACTTCAGACAAAAaagatgttagaaaaaaaaattctcttgtCTATCTTATAAAAATACATCTGCTGGTTTCAGTACctcatttcaaaaagtttataAATCCCTAGAGTCAACCTGCTTTCTACTGTCAAAATATAATCTCAACATATTCAAACCCAAACTTTAAAGTATCTCTGTCACTCCTTTTAAAATCGCTCTCTATCCCTTTGCTCTGATTTCAGTGTGGAAGGAGATGGACGGCCCAGTGAGAGCGGTCCTTCCTTGGACGGCAGAGCCAACTATGGCCAGGGTCCCGTAACTCACGGGTCAGCCATCAGCCCCGACCGATTCGACGGCCCGCTTTACAGCCACGGGGTCCAACCCGGGCCACAGAGGCCCCGTCGACCCAAACTCCAGCACTCGCAATCCATCCTCCGCAAGCAGGCCGAGGAGGAGGCCATCAAGCGGTCTCGTTCTCTCTCTGAGAGCTATGAGCTCTCTGCTGACCTTCAGGATAAACAGGTATATCCAGAAGTTATCTGGACAGGTTTCGTCTTGCCAAGTTGAAGTTTTTTGTAGTTGTAAAAAAATCtagaattttgagatttatcaGAAAACCAGTTTTGATTAGTGTTTTGAGTTCAGGGGATTGAGGCGCAgtctcctttttctttattccatCCACCATTTAAATTACACAAGCACATCTGGTGCCAAACTAACTCATCAACAAAAtggtgccaccaccatgcttgacagctACTACAAGCTGCTTGTGTGTGAACTCTTCACCATGAGATCATTTTGGAGCACAGGTGTATTTCTTGGTTGTCACCCACTCTTTATTCACTACATACGGTTACATTAGTGTTCTCACAGTTTCCAGTTCATTGGCAGAGTGAAAGTTTGTGTTAGGATAGTCAGCTTGTCATTTGTTTGCAAGTGAATGTTCCAATAGAAGGAAGAAACATCAAAAtggaatggaaaaataaaacgtcTGGCTTTACGAAGCCACAAGTTCTACCTTACTGAAAATTTACAGCTTAAAAGCCAGATGCCCTCCAGAAAAAGCAACCAGTTTAAATGACCTCTATACCATTTCTGATAACGGTGGCTAAATATCAAAACAGAACTCTGTCAGAGGCTGTGTGTGTGGTTTCCAATTTTCTGTGGGGCATTTAATtctaattaatattaataattaacatCTGAGGTGAATGTATTAGTAGACATCAgtcctttattttaattttcaaacaatttgATCAGAGGAAAGCCCAATAAATTCAAAACTGTGTGCTCAACTACCATAGTGCTCTGGTGGTGGTACAGGTTTACAGTTAATTTTCTCCTTCCTTTGCTCAGGTGGAAATGCTGGAGCGTAAATATGGTGGAAGGTTCATAACTCGGCATGCAGCTCGCACCATTCAGACAGCCTTCAGGCAGTATCAGATGAACAAGAACTTTGAACGTCTCAGGAGCTCTATGTCAGAGAACCGTATGTCCAGACGCATCGTTCTTTCTAACATGAGGATGCAGCTTTCATTTGAGGGCCCTGAGAAAGTGCACAGCTCATACTTTGAAGGGAGGCAGGTGTCCATGACGGAGGATGGCACCCCACTGTCCATGGTGCAGTCTGAACGTGGGGACGTGGAAGTCCACCAGCAGGCAAACATGACGTCACACCCGCCGCCGCAGGCTGACCTGACCGATGCCATCACAGAGCTGGAGGACGCCTTCTCCAGGCAGGTTAAGTCTCTGGCAGAGTCCATAGATGATGCGCTGAACTGTCGTAGTCTTCAGGGGGACGAGGGGCCTGACCCTGAGGCTATGGGTTGCTCCAAAGTGCAGGGAGAAGTGCCCTATCAGATGAAGTCCCACCGCAGGCCAGCTGGACGTATGCGAGATGAAACTGTTGCATCATATAGTGACGTTACTTTGTTCATCGATGAGGATGACATGCCCCATCCTGCTGCTCTGAGGTCAGGAGACCAGCCGTCCAGTACAGAATCAGACTTAAGGCTGCAGTCAGTAAACTCCTCCCAGGAGTACTGGCCTATTGACTCTAAAGATGAGGGTCGTGACACAGACACTAGCTGCCGCAGCACTCCTTCTCTAGAGTGCCAAGAACAGCGTCTTAGAGTGGACCACCTCCCTCTTCTGACTATAGAACCTCCAAGTGACAGTTCAGCTGAGCTCAGTGATCGCTCTGACCGTGGCTCTGTCAAGCGACCTCCTGCATACGAACCTCACGGCCACATCGTGACATCCTCCCAGGCGAGCCCCAAACACATATCCCACGGACCCCCGCCACGAGCGCCCTCCCGCGACGATGACGCGCCTCTGCGCCATCGCCACCGGCAGCTAGAAAGCCACCTGGCAATCAATGGCTCAGCAAACCGGCAAAGCAAGTCTGAATCAGACTTCTCAGATGGGGACAACGACAGCATCAATAGCACATCGAACTCAAACGACACTATAAACTGCAGCTCCGAGTCCTCGTCGAGGGACAGCCTCCGAGAGCAGACGCTAAGTAAGCAGACCTACCACAAAGAGACTCGAAACAGCTGGGACTCGCCAATCTTCAGCAATGACGTGATCCGCAAGAGACACTACCGCATCGGCCTCAATCTGTTCAACAAGTACGTACTCAGCTGTGACGGAGCAGCTGCTTGACTTTTCTTGTTAGTACCAAGAAAATAGACTGAGTGATGGCAAGGCCATTGGAGTAGCTGTGCCCTCTCTTGCTCTATAAATTGCATCCAGTTGTGTCTATATCAAGTACAAAGTCAGTCTTGAAActgctttttggaaaaaaaaaaaaaagaaattatcacTTCGTGTTTGTTGTGTAACaaagatttagttttgttttgcagagtgAGATGAATGTTACAGTTCATTGTTAGAAGCTAAACCTAGCTCACTATTAAATTACAGACATATTGCTGATTTGCGTTTTCTAGTTTTAAAACCTTGTGAGCGTTTCTCCATTATCCAAATGATAATGAGGACTCAAGgagcaattaaaattaaatgtatcatTTTGCTGATCTCAATGATCTAATGcctgaatgaaaattattaacTAGCTTGCCTGAAGATGTCTTCAATAGGAATTTTCAGAGAGCTCAAGCAATAACAGATCATTCTATCCAGTTCTGGCATTAAGTAttaaaattgtgattaaaattCTAACATAATGCTGCATGTTGAAATTTCAGGAAACCCGAGAAGGGCATCCAGTACTTGACAGAGCGGGGGTTCATTCCTGACACGCCGGTCGGTGTTGCCCACTTCCTACTTCAAAGGAAGGGGCTCAGCAGGCAGATGATTGGAGAATTTTTGGGTAATCGACAAAAACAGTTCAACAGAGATGTCCTGGAGTAAGTCcgattttttttgtccttctctTCCTATTTAATTCTACCCCTAATTTAAATAACAGGaaactttttattcaaatgcaTGTAATTATAGTGGTCATTCTTTTAAGCTAACAAGTGAACTTtccaaaatgttaacatttatttatttacaatgaaGCCAATTGCTTCTCAGGTTTGCAGCCTGTGatatttgcattcattttcatGTCTGAATGTCAAGTATGGAGCCAAAAGTAGCCATGGGTCACAGTGTTAAATTTACCCTGTGCTATTTATTCAGTGAGAAGGAAGAAATGTTATCTGAAAGCGGTGTCTTGGAGACATAACATACCAGCAACGCACCCAGAGATTTAAAAGCATTCTGTGGCAATCCCAGTCTGCCAACATTTCATGGCAAATGGTTGACTGcgagaaaaactgtaattagCAAAACATCTGGCAGACTTTGCGATTTCTACTACAGATTTGACCAGATGTGACTCTAACATGTTCTTTTTCTCCAATGTGGTCTCTGGTGTCACCAGAAATTTTATATTTGAGAGCCAAGCTGTGGTTGAGAACGTTTCACTTTTCTCTGCATTACAAATTTGTGTTATATATCTCAGTGTTATGCTACACTGCGTTAATGGCGCTACTGTTGTTAGCCTAGATGTTAACTTCCTGCTAAATCTGTCTGAAGTAGCTGAAGGACGAACTTTGATGACGAGGGATCTTCATCCTTCTGCTTTATGTTGGtcctttctttaaaatatgagtTTAATTGTAACCTATTCCTTGGACAAGTGCttcatataaaaaacaaacacgtttttTAATGAGTGATCCCTGCTGGACTGTCCAGATCATCCTACTCACTATAAATAAACTCTGTAGCAAAACTCCCCTTTGTTTACAGCCATGTGACTGTAGGGTTCTGTCTCAAAAGGGTCATTTTGTgtcagtgttttaaaataaagaccCATTGTAGCTTTAATTATTACTATTGCTGATATGAATTTGTAGGTTTTATGAATTTGGGGTGCACTATTTAGTGtgtaaatttgattaaatactCTTAAATTCtcttaaaatctattttgtgAAAACAGTCACATTCTGTATTTATTAACTTTACTTTTGGAAATCCATCGTCTCTCCTCGTGTACCAGCTGTGTGGTAGATGAAATGGACTTCCAGAGCATGGAGCTGGATGAGGCCCTTAGAAAGTTTCAAAACCACATCCGTGTCCAAGGGGAAGCTCAGAAGGTGGAGCGGCTCATTGAAGCGTTCAGGTGAGACTACGAGACTTCACtcgcaaaaatataaaacaaatcatcaGTAGTTGTTTTGTAGGCAAAGAGGACCTTTTTCATCATTACTTCTGCTTTCCTTGAAAGTATTTCCTCACAATGAAAGGGATCTGAACTGTATGTGTTCTTTGTTGTAAACtgatgtgctttcacatgttcAGCCAGCGGTACTGCATCTGTAACCCTACGGTGGTGCGACAGTTTAGGAACCCTGACACCATCTTCATCCTGGCCTTCGCCATCATTCTTCTCAACACTGACATGTACAGCCCAAACGTCAAGCCAGAGAGGAAAATGAAACTGGAAGACTTCATCAAGAATTTAAGAGgtagcaaagtaaaaaaaaaaaaaaaagtttattgatgtataaaaaataatatgttcCATGTGATTAGGGTACAAGGTTTGGTTTTCCTGTCCTGTTCTTAAATGAAACTTAAGATACTCTGTCACAGCAAGTcaactggaggaaaaagaaaaaaattatattgtgcTTTTAAAAAGCATTCCAGGAAGGTAAAGTCCAGTTGCTCCTCCCCTCATTGAATGCAGACATTAGCCAATTGTAGATCAGTTCAGAAGGAGGGTTGCTGCACCATGTTGCTCTACAGATGTAGAAATATATCGACTGGTGCAATGCTTGAGTCATTGTTGTCCTGCAGCAGTAACTGCAGTTCTTGTAATATCTGTCTAtgatgaaaacactgaaaagggTCAGAGTTAAGAGAAAGTCAAACATTAAACCTATATGTGTGTGCTGGTACATGTGGTTCTTACTATTGCTTTGTGATTCTCGTCTTTAGCGTGGCTTCCTCTGGTTTTAGGAAATGGCCGTTATAACTGGCCTGTTAAATCACGCTTATAGATTCTGGGCTATCTTTGTTTCTTGGCATGCCTGGTAAAATATGCAACAGGCCTTTTACAAGGTTTCATTCCAGTTAAAATCTTAtagtacatttttgtgtttataactGTAGGAAATAAAGGGTTTTTACAGTTTGACCTATCCGGCAACTGGTTTGCATTAGACTGGGCACTTGATGATCCGAAGATGTTACTGTTTGATGTAGATCATAACCATGTGCCAATTTTTATCTTCCttcttattattttgactttgcaCAGTGACACAGTAAATGAATCTCCTCAACCAGTCTTGCTGTCACTGCATATTTGTACCCCAATAAAACGCAAAGTCATCAATTGCTAATAAGAAGTCCCAAAATCTGGGATGAACTCTCAAGTGTTAagtgtaaattaaaaacatctttctttGCTGATGTGGTACCATTAATGATTATTGCTTAAAGTAGGATTTTCCACAGAGTTAATTCTGCagcattaaatcaaaaatagagGCTGGAttcattttcagtatttaagtgtattttaaatacatttattttaaatcattctgCATAGTTTACCAGAAAACGGCTAGATATagaggtgtgtttttttgttttttttctggacgcTTTATTTCTGGAAGAACGTTACAACAGTCTCCCAAACTGTGACtccaaaatataacaaatgcaTAGTATAAATTCTTTTTAATATGCTTGGTGCAGTAAATCAAGTCTTTTGTCTTCTCCAGGTGTGGATGATGGGGAGGACATACCCAGAGAGACTTTGGTCGGCATCTATGAGAGGATTCGCAAGCGAGAGCTTAAGACTAATGAAGACCACGTGTCACAGGTGCAGAAGGTGGAGAAACTCATAGTGGGAAAGAAACCGGTGAGTAatgatatttgttttacaattacAGTCATAGAGATGTTTACATCATCATCAATCTCTTCAATTTTGGGTGAAATTGAAGAGATTGATCTATTACCTAGTTACTCTCACAGTCTGAATTTTCCCTGCAGTTCTAGTTCTTAAATTCTAAAGTTTGGGAAATGTGAGGAATTTAAGCTTAGAAGTGGCACCCATGCCTTTGGCTACACTTGTGAAATTACTGACATGTCTGAGTATAGACCTTCATGCTGGTGATTTTAACACAGCCAAAGCCCTTGAGACGTGCTGCCCAGTGCAGCAGTGCTGATTAAAACAAATGGTTACATGCCTCCACTTTGACGCACTGTAGAAACTATGAGATTTCAGTGAAACCTACCTG encodes:
- the LOC122832872 gene encoding IQ motif and SEC7 domain-containing protein 1-like isoform X3, coding for MPDRGRLAFQSPRSPYLSVAYYQSLDLVSRCTDQPRGRCGEEPVYSGLNLTERMVDKIWRKSWHFFENRRSFRSNPSPRKASERKNVVEGDGRPSESGPSLDGRANYGQGPVTHGSAISPDRFDGPLYSHGVQPGPQRPRRPKLQHSQSILRKQAEEEAIKRSRSLSESYELSADLQDKQVEMLERKYGGRFITRHAARTIQTAFRQYQMNKNFERLRSSMSENRMSRRIVLSNMRMQLSFEGPEKVHSSYFEGRQVSMTEDGTPLSMVQSERGDVEVHQQANMTSHPPPQADLTDAITELEDAFSRQVKSLAESIDDALNCRSLQGDEGPDPEAMGCSKVQGEVPYQMKSHRRPAGRMRDETVASYSDVTLFIDEDDMPHPAALRSGDQPSSTESDLRLQSVNSSQEYWPIDSKDEGRDTDTSCRSTPSLECQEQRLRVDHLPLLTIEPPSDSSAELSDRSDRGSVKRPPAYEPHGHIVTSSQASPKHISHGPPPRAPSRDDDAPLRHRHRQLESHLAINGSANRQSKSESDFSDGDNDSINSTSNSNDTINCSSESSSRDSLREQTLSKQTYHKETRNSWDSPIFSNDVIRKRHYRIGLNLFNKKPEKGIQYLTERGFIPDTPVGVAHFLLQRKGLSRQMIGEFLGNRQKQFNRDVLDCVVDEMDFQSMELDEALRKFQNHIRVQGEAQKVERLIEAFSQRYCICNPTVVRQFRNPDTIFILAFAIILLNTDMYSPNVKPERKMKLEDFIKNLRGVDDGEDIPRETLVGIYERIRKRELKTNEDHVSQVQKVEKLIVGKKPIGSLHHGLGCVLSLPHRRLVCYCRLFEVPDPNKPQKLGLHQREIFLFNDLLVVTKIFQKKKNSVTYSFRQSFSLYGMQVMLFENQYYPNGIRLTSAIPGADIKVLINFNAPNPQDRKKFTDDLRESIAEVQEMEKYRIESELEKQKGVVRPSMSQSSGLKKEAGNGGMNRASLDDSYAMGEGLKRSALSSSLRDLSEAGKRGRRSSAGSLDSNMEGSIISSPHTRRRPTTAREGSSRGNPSIPNSASTSILGSLFGSKRGKPSSQSQTPLPPPGHPTLISHKPHPTNLHHTAQVVHTVQAQLHGPHPQYCQVPQNPPPYHHHHHYHPPPHTQYHQHPAYSSHAHHHSQHGHYSQPSHHTQHSHHHGQQAGPAHGGHKPKHSGISTVV
- the LOC122832872 gene encoding IQ motif and SEC7 domain-containing protein 1-like isoform X4; protein product: MDKPSVWRAVVSSTDPRRTRDPGSHPSRPGSAMGYRLYDIVEGDGRPSESGPSLDGRANYGQGPVTHGSAISPDRFDGPLYSHGVQPGPQRPRRPKLQHSQSILRKQAEEEAIKRSRSLSESYELSADLQDKQVEMLERKYGGRFITRHAARTIQTAFRQYQMNKNFERLRSSMSENRMSRRIVLSNMRMQLSFEGPEKVHSSYFEGRQVSMTEDGTPLSMVQSERGDVEVHQQANMTSHPPPQADLTDAITELEDAFSRQVKSLAESIDDALNCRSLQGDEGPDPEAMGCSKVQGEVPYQMKSHRRPAGRMRDETVASYSDVTLFIDEDDMPHPAALRSGDQPSSTESDLRLQSVNSSQEYWPIDSKDEGRDTDTSCRSTPSLECQEQRLRVDHLPLLTIEPPSDSSAELSDRSDRGSVKRPPAYEPHGHIVTSSQASPKHISHGPPPRAPSRDDDAPLRHRHRQLESHLAINGSANRQSKSESDFSDGDNDSINSTSNSNDTINCSSESSSRDSLREQTLSKQTYHKETRNSWDSPIFSNDVIRKRHYRIGLNLFNKKPEKGIQYLTERGFIPDTPVGVAHFLLQRKGLSRQMIGEFLGNRQKQFNRDVLDCVVDEMDFQSMELDEALRKFQNHIRVQGEAQKVERLIEAFSQRYCICNPTVVRQFRNPDTIFILAFAIILLNTDMYSPNVKPERKMKLEDFIKNLRGVDDGEDIPRETLVGIYERIRKRELKTNEDHVSQVQKVEKLIVGKKPIGSLHHGLGCVLSLPHRRLVCYCRLFEVPDPNKPQKLGLHQREIFLFNDLLVVTKIFQKKKNSVTYSFRQSFSLYGMQVMLFENQYYPNGIRLTSAIPGADIKVLINFNAPNPQDRKKFTDDLRESIAEVQEMEKYRIESELEKQKGVVRPSMSQSSGLKKEAGNGGMNRASLDDSYAMGEGLKRSALSSSLRDLSEAGKRGRRSSAGSLDSNMEGSIISSPHTRRRPTTAREGSSRGNPSIPNSASTSILGSLFGSKRGKPSSQSQTPLPPPGHPTLISHKPHPTNLHHTAQVVHTVQAQLHGPHPQYCQVPQNPPPYHHHHHYHPPPHTQYHQHPAYSSHAHHHSQHGHYSQPSHHTQHSHHHGQQAGPAHGGHKPKHSGISTVV
- the LOC122832872 gene encoding IQ motif and SEC7 domain-containing protein 1-like isoform X7, which translates into the protein MDCPTENPTRAAEYLKELNKIIETQQGLLERQRGRIEELEQQVSDLCAENACLKEQYQRHLATCRLLQGTSSLVTLGAIKENVTHDKLEFDPTRMVRRHASLPVEATGNPGRLGSEGCKRVIPCRKWKSASFGVEGDGRPSESGPSLDGRANYGQGPVTHGSAISPDRFDGPLYSHGVQPGPQRPRRPKLQHSQSILRKQAEEEAIKRSRSLSESYELSADLQDKQVEMLERKYGGRFITRHAARTIQTAFRQYQMNKNFERLRSSMSENRMSRRIVLSNMRMQLSFEGPEKVHSSYFEGRQVSMTEDGTPLSMVQSERGDVEVHQQANMTSHPPPQADLTDAITELEDAFSRQVKSLAESIDDALNCRSLQGDEGPDPEAMGCSKVQGEVPYQMKSHRRPAGRMRDETVASYSDVTLFIDEDDMPHPAALRSGDQPSSTESDLRLQSVNSSQEYWPIDSKDEGRDTDTSCRSTPSLECQEQRLRVDHLPLLTIEPPSDSSAELSDRSDRGSVKRPPAYEPHGHIVTSSQASPKHISHGPPPRAPSRDDDAPLRHRHRQLESHLAINGSANRQSKSESDFSDGDNDSINSTSNSNDTINCSSESSSRDSLREQTLSKQTYHKETRNSWDSPIFSNDVIRKRHYRIGLNLFNKKPEKGIQYLTERGFIPDTPVGVAHFLLQRKGLSRQMIGEFLGNRQKQFNRDVLDCVVDEMDFQSMELDEALRKFQNHIRVQGEAQKVERLIEAFSQRYCICNPTVVRQFRNPDTIFILAFAIILLNTDMYSPNVKPERKMKLEDFIKNLRGVDDGEDIPRETLVGIYERIRKRELKTNEDHVSQVQKVEKLIVGKKPIGSLHHGLGCVLSLPHRRLVCYCRLFEVPDPNKPQKLGLHQREIFLFNDLLVVTKIFQKKKNSVTYSFRQSFSLYGMQVMLFENQYYPNGIRLTSAIPGADIKVLINFNAPNPQDRKKFTDDLRESIAEVQEMEKYRIESELEKQKGVVRPSMSQSSGLKKEAGNGGMNRASLDDSYAMGEGLKRSALSSSLRDLSEAGKRGRRSSAGSLDSNMEGGSSERH
- the LOC122832872 gene encoding IQ motif and SEC7 domain-containing protein 1-like isoform X6; translated protein: MWCLQCNSEKTQSLLELELKGCVEGDGRPSESGPSLDGRANYGQGPVTHGSAISPDRFDGPLYSHGVQPGPQRPRRPKLQHSQSILRKQAEEEAIKRSRSLSESYELSADLQDKQVEMLERKYGGRFITRHAARTIQTAFRQYQMNKNFERLRSSMSENRMSRRIVLSNMRMQLSFEGPEKVHSSYFEGRQVSMTEDGTPLSMVQSERGDVEVHQQANMTSHPPPQADLTDAITELEDAFSRQVKSLAESIDDALNCRSLQGDEGPDPEAMGCSKVQGEVPYQMKSHRRPAGRMRDETVASYSDVTLFIDEDDMPHPAALRSGDQPSSTESDLRLQSVNSSQEYWPIDSKDEGRDTDTSCRSTPSLECQEQRLRVDHLPLLTIEPPSDSSAELSDRSDRGSVKRPPAYEPHGHIVTSSQASPKHISHGPPPRAPSRDDDAPLRHRHRQLESHLAINGSANRQSKSESDFSDGDNDSINSTSNSNDTINCSSESSSRDSLREQTLSKQTYHKETRNSWDSPIFSNDVIRKRHYRIGLNLFNKKPEKGIQYLTERGFIPDTPVGVAHFLLQRKGLSRQMIGEFLGNRQKQFNRDVLDCVVDEMDFQSMELDEALRKFQNHIRVQGEAQKVERLIEAFSQRYCICNPTVVRQFRNPDTIFILAFAIILLNTDMYSPNVKPERKMKLEDFIKNLRGVDDGEDIPRETLVGIYERIRKRELKTNEDHVSQVQKVEKLIVGKKPIGSLHHGLGCVLSLPHRRLVCYCRLFEVPDPNKPQKLGLHQREIFLFNDLLVVTKIFQKKKNSVTYSFRQSFSLYGMQVMLFENQYYPNGIRLTSAIPGADIKVLINFNAPNPQDRKKFTDDLRESIAEVQEMEKYRIESELEKQKGVVRPSMSQSSGLKKEAGNGGMNRASLDDSYAMGEGLKRSALSSSLRDLSEAGKRGRRSSAGSLDSNMEGSIISSPHTRRRPTTAREGSSRGNPSIPNSASTSILGSLFGSKRGKPSSQSQTPLPPPGHPTLISHKPHPTNLHHTAQVVHTVQAQLHGPHPQYCQVPQNPPPYHHHHHYHPPPHTQYHQHPAYSSHAHHHSQHGHYSQPSHHTQHSHHHGQQAGPAHGGHKPKHSGISTVV